In Anaerolineales bacterium, the following proteins share a genomic window:
- a CDS encoding radical SAM protein: MTQILLGQSYYLRFDPKLWEAMQPYPPLGTLYAASWLRQHGYDVALFDAMLAESEDEWAAALDEHKPRYAVIYEDNFNYLSKMCLLRMREAAFKMIHMAKSRGCVVILCGADATDHFADYLAQGADYCILGEGEESLLELLNQLEGRNEAENIIGVASRNTQYAVRRSDITNLDKLPFPAWDLVDIQKYKNIWLKHHGYFSMNMVTTRGCPYHCNWCAKPIWGQRYNSRSPENVAAEMKWIKENFSPDHIWFADDILGLKPNWIEKFAALLQEADAIIPFKCLQRADLVNEKTASALAQAGCKTVWIGAESGSQKILDAMDKGDTVEDIYNAARLLRENGIEVGFFLQFGYPGETWDDVQKTLKMVRECAPDDIGISVSYPLPGTKFFERVKLELGEKQNWADSEDLAMLYRGPFPTEFYRILHGRVHYEFRAWKVLRQPSLRGLINVPRNLFGLAKSEMQLRNYL, translated from the coding sequence ATGACCCAAATCCTCCTCGGTCAATCCTACTACCTTCGCTTTGACCCCAAACTGTGGGAAGCGATGCAACCCTATCCGCCGCTGGGAACTCTGTATGCCGCGAGTTGGCTTCGTCAGCACGGATACGACGTCGCGCTGTTCGACGCCATGTTAGCAGAGTCGGAGGATGAGTGGGCGGCCGCACTCGATGAACACAAGCCGCGTTACGCCGTCATCTACGAAGATAACTTCAACTATCTGTCCAAGATGTGCCTCTTGCGGATGCGCGAAGCCGCGTTCAAAATGATTCATATGGCAAAATCACGCGGATGCGTGGTCATCCTCTGCGGCGCGGACGCGACCGATCATTTCGCAGATTATCTCGCTCAGGGCGCGGACTACTGCATCCTCGGCGAAGGGGAGGAGAGTCTGCTAGAGTTGTTGAATCAGCTCGAAGGGAGGAATGAAGCGGAGAACATCATCGGCGTTGCCTCACGCAATACGCAATACGCAGTCCGCAGATCCGACATCACAAATCTGGATAAATTACCTTTCCCTGCTTGGGATTTGGTTGACATTCAAAAATACAAAAATATCTGGCTGAAACATCACGGCTATTTTTCGATGAACATGGTGACGACGCGCGGCTGTCCGTATCATTGCAACTGGTGTGCCAAGCCGATCTGGGGTCAGCGTTACAACTCGCGCTCGCCTGAGAACGTGGCCGCCGAGATGAAATGGATCAAAGAAAATTTTTCGCCCGATCACATTTGGTTTGCCGATGATATTCTGGGCTTGAAGCCAAATTGGATCGAAAAATTCGCCGCGTTGTTGCAAGAGGCAGATGCGATCATCCCGTTCAAATGTTTACAGCGCGCGGACTTGGTCAACGAAAAGACCGCGTCCGCGCTAGCGCAAGCGGGATGCAAGACCGTGTGGATTGGCGCCGAGTCAGGCTCGCAAAAAATTCTCGACGCGATGGACAAAGGCGACACGGTGGAAGATATTTACAACGCCGCGCGGCTCTTGCGAGAAAATGGAATCGAAGTGGGGTTCTTTTTGCAATTCGGCTACCCAGGCGAAACGTGGGACGACGTGCAAAAGACGTTGAAGATGGTGCGCGAGTGCGCGCCCGACGACATAGGCATTTCGGTTTCGTACCCACTGCCCGGCACGAAATTTTTCGAACGCGTCAAATTGGAACTCGGCGAGAAACAAAACTGGGCAGACTCGGAAGACCTCGCCATGCTCTATCGCGGTCCCTTCCCGACCGAGTTTTATCGGATTTTGCATGGACGCGTCCATTATGAATTTCGCGCGTGGAAAGTTTTGAGGCAACCGTCTCTGCGCGGGCTGATCAATGTGCCGAGAAATTTATTTGGGTTGGCGAAAAGCGAGATGCAATTGAGGAACTATCTATGA
- a CDS encoding methyltransferase domain-containing protein: MNDSVLNGSAFETVAEAYNRNADKYDEFIENNPNLQRMRRKVYAHVTSLLTQSSRILDLACGTGTDAFWFAQHGYTIHGVDISDGMLNRAKEKAKQLGLESRATFEHLSYTELGKLAKNQFDLTFSNFGGLNCVSDLKLVAEQVRPLLKPNALVVWALMPPFCLWESAMLLRGRFKLATRRYAGKSTVFKEGLNYPVYYYTPKQVARAWGKDFELVSVRALSVITPPATNKEFAIQRPRLFQFLSKLDDALESKFPFKYWGDFTIVTLRRK, translated from the coding sequence ATGAACGACAGCGTTTTGAATGGAAGCGCCTTCGAAACCGTCGCCGAAGCGTACAACCGCAACGCGGACAAATATGACGAATTCATCGAGAACAACCCCAATCTCCAGCGGATGAGGCGCAAGGTGTATGCTCACGTCACATCACTGTTGACACAAAGCTCACGCATCCTCGACCTCGCTTGCGGCACAGGTACAGACGCGTTCTGGTTCGCCCAACACGGATACACCATCCACGGCGTAGACATCTCCGATGGCATGTTGAACCGTGCAAAAGAAAAGGCAAAACAACTTGGGCTGGAATCCCGCGCCACATTTGAGCATCTTTCTTACACCGAACTCGGCAAACTTGCCAAGAATCAATTCGATCTCACGTTCTCCAACTTTGGCGGATTGAATTGCGTTTCCGATTTGAAACTCGTCGCCGAACAAGTCCGTCCGCTTCTCAAACCGAACGCGCTTGTCGTCTGGGCGCTCATGCCGCCGTTCTGCCTGTGGGAATCCGCCATGCTCTTGCGCGGGCGATTCAAACTCGCCACGCGCCGATACGCGGGTAAGTCCACCGTTTTCAAAGAAGGACTCAACTATCCCGTTTATTACTACACCCCGAAACAAGTCGCGCGTGCTTGGGGCAAAGATTTTGAACTTGTTTCTGTCCGCGCGTTATCGGTCATCACGCCGCCTGCCACGAACAAAGAATTCGCCATCCAACGTCCGCGCCTGTTTCAGTTTCTGAGCAAACTCGACGACGCGCTCGAGTCAAAGTTTCCATTCAAATATTGGGGCGATTTCACCATCGTGACTCTCCGGCGAAAATAA
- a CDS encoding oligosaccharide flippase family protein has product MTSLRRNSLYLLLARLTAQGLALLFIAVVARRLGIADFGQFTFIAALLLLGNTFTNFGSDTFLIRELARAGKPTDLIARALSLQLALSAVWVFATILLRPNSLLLLYSFSLFPLALFSVATATLRAFERMDLVWTLSLVNGVVQLVAAFFSLDISTLCLYLLIGHFLIAAFSSVVCIASLPTFSLLPPRIFYPLLKLTLPFAALTFLLVLSQRLGVLTVSALLGDSATGVFSSVSRVVDGLKLGHYAILGALLPVISRGTTESKQSFRKAFFFLMGMTLAMAIVLSIFSRMIILILYGEKFTSAIPLLSLLGWSLIPYTVSSFISYDLIARGQEKTLVKATAISLAVFLILYLWLIPAYNLHGAIYAALVGEIIQAIILVNASCQSNFQ; this is encoded by the coding sequence ATGACTTCCCTCCGCCGCAACTCCCTCTACCTCCTCCTCGCCCGTCTCACCGCGCAAGGACTCGCGCTCCTCTTCATTGCCGTCGTTGCCCGCCGCCTCGGAATCGCGGATTTCGGTCAATTCACTTTCATCGCGGCGCTGCTCCTTCTCGGCAACACTTTCACCAACTTCGGCTCCGACACATTCCTCATCCGTGAACTCGCCCGCGCAGGCAAACCCACCGACCTCATCGCTCGCGCCCTCTCCCTCCAACTCGCCCTCTCCGCCGTTTGGGTTTTCGCCACAATCCTCCTCCGTCCCAATTCTCTGCTCCTCCTCTATTCTTTTTCTCTCTTCCCTCTCGCCCTCTTCTCCGTCGCCACCGCCACCCTGCGCGCCTTCGAACGCATGGATTTAGTTTGGACTCTCAGCCTCGTCAACGGCGTCGTTCAACTTGTTGCGGCATTTTTTTCTTTGGATATTTCCACCCTCTGTCTCTATCTCCTCATCGGACATTTCCTCATCGCCGCTTTTTCCTCCGTAGTCTGCATCGCTTCTCTTCCGACGTTCAGCCTGCTCCCGCCTAGAATTTTTTATCCCCTCCTCAAACTGACTCTCCCCTTCGCCGCGTTGACGTTCCTCCTCGTCCTCTCGCAACGCCTCGGCGTGTTGACCGTCTCCGCCCTCCTCGGCGACTCAGCCACTGGCGTCTTCTCCTCCGTCTCCCGCGTCGTGGATGGGCTCAAACTTGGTCATTACGCCATCCTCGGCGCGTTGCTTCCCGTCATTTCACGCGGCACAACCGAATCGAAACAAAGTTTTCGCAAAGCATTTTTCTTTCTCATGGGGATGACGCTTGCAATGGCAATCGTGCTTTCAATCTTCTCACGAATGATTATCTTGATTTTGTACGGCGAAAAATTCACATCTGCCATTCCTCTGCTTTCCCTGCTTGGTTGGAGTCTGATCCCCTACACCGTTTCCTCTTTCATCTCCTACGACCTCATCGCGCGTGGACAAGAGAAAACGCTAGTCAAAGCCACCGCAATTTCGCTCGCCGTTTTTCTGATTTTATACCTCTGGCTGATTCCGGCATACAATCTGCATGGAGCCATCTACGCCGCGTTGGTTGGTGAGATAATTCAAGCGATCATCCTTGTCAATGCGAGCTGCCAAAGCAATTTCCAATGA
- a CDS encoding nucleoside phosphorylase, with the protein MPNLDSDPILTPSALLAYRRANGQLPDFPAPRAVIFIPQKSLAEYVLRQHSTKRIKGFLGDFHLLKRTGGQVALSTNFGIGAPVIGGLTDEFAALGVKQFFLIGMAGALQPELTTGSLVLSTGAVRGEGVSQHYLPPQQTVEASTAMIQGISQILAKQNHPHQLGVTWTTDAPFRELRKDVLQHQKEGVLAVDMEAAAMLAVAEANRCSAIALFSIADQLSEGRWRMANDLRLAQNGLKTLFNAAFEFLVST; encoded by the coding sequence ATGCCAAACCTCGATTCCGACCCCATCCTCACTCCCTCCGCACTCCTCGCCTACCGCCGCGCCAACGGACAATTACCCGACTTCCCCGCGCCGCGCGCGGTCATCTTCATACCGCAAAAAAGTTTGGCAGAGTATGTTTTGCGCCAACATTCCACAAAACGAATCAAAGGCTTTCTCGGCGATTTCCACCTTCTCAAACGCACAGGCGGGCAAGTTGCCCTCTCCACAAATTTTGGTATCGGCGCGCCGGTTATCGGTGGTCTCACCGACGAGTTCGCCGCGCTTGGCGTCAAGCAATTTTTTCTCATCGGCATGGCAGGCGCTTTGCAACCCGAATTGACGACAGGGAGTCTCGTCCTTTCAACGGGCGCGGTTCGCGGCGAAGGAGTCTCTCAGCATTATCTTCCTCCTCAACAAACTGTTGAAGCTTCAACTGCCATGATTCAAGGCATTAGCCAAATTCTCGCCAAACAAAATCATCCGCATCAACTCGGCGTCACATGGACGACCGACGCGCCGTTCCGTGAACTTCGCAAGGATGTGTTGCAACATCAAAAAGAAGGCGTCCTCGCGGTGGATATGGAAGCCGCGGCGATGCTGGCGGTGGCGGAAGCGAATCGTTGTTCTGCGATTGCATTGTTTTCCATTGCCGATCAATTGAGCGAAGGTCGCTGGCGAATGGCAAACGATCTGCGTCTCGCGCAAAACGGATTGAAAACTCTCTTCAATGCCGCGTTTGAGTTTCTTGTGTCAACGTAG
- the galK gene encoding galactokinase translates to MQAERIAKIFKDTFGRVPAHIARAPGRVNLLGEHVDYNGGFVLPAAIDRATFIAFAPSTTLHSSVLAVDLNQSAFFSPQTISNKTQPDGTPLPDWAHYPAGVMWSLLEENLAAPNINAVFASDVPRGAGLSSSASVEMAFAVAWQTLGGWTLPPMQLALLAQKAENEYVGVKSGIMDQFASACGVEGNLLLLDCRSLEWKTLPLPEHISIIIADTTVRRKLTSGEYNNRRAACEEAVRLLQNHLPEIKSLRDVSVEDFNRLANTLPHEVGMRARHVVEEIARARQAEPALEAGDVQKFGALMNACHVSLRDLYEVSCPELETVVAIAQSLEGCYGARLTGAGFGGCTVNLVEKNLAEKFSSALAKKYEDETSIAPQVTISHPSNGAGLLR, encoded by the coding sequence ATGCAAGCGGAACGCATCGCAAAAATTTTCAAAGACACATTCGGACGCGTCCCCGCGCACATCGCCCGCGCGCCGGGCAGGGTCAATCTACTCGGCGAACATGTGGATTACAACGGCGGATTCGTTTTACCCGCCGCGATCGACCGCGCCACCTTCATCGCCTTCGCCCCTTCGACAACGCTTCATTCCTCCGTTTTGGCTGTTGACCTGAACCAGTCAGCCTTTTTCTCACCCCAAACCATTTCGAATAAAACCCAGCCCGACGGAACTCCGCTCCCCGATTGGGCGCATTATCCCGCCGGCGTGATGTGGAGTTTACTCGAAGAAAATCTTGCCGCGCCGAACATCAACGCGGTCTTCGCCTCCGACGTGCCGCGCGGCGCGGGCTTGAGTTCCTCTGCGTCGGTGGAGATGGCGTTCGCGGTCGCGTGGCAAACCCTCGGCGGCTGGACTCTCCCGCCCATGCAACTCGCCCTCCTCGCCCAAAAAGCGGAGAATGAATACGTCGGCGTGAAAAGCGGCATCATGGACCAATTCGCCTCGGCGTGCGGCGTGGAAGGGAACTTGCTCCTGCTCGATTGTCGCTCGCTGGAATGGAAAACCCTGCCCCTGCCGGAACATATTTCTATCATCATTGCCGATACAACCGTGCGCCGCAAATTGACTTCGGGCGAATACAACAATCGCCGCGCCGCGTGCGAAGAGGCGGTGAGGTTGTTGCAAAATCATCTACCTGAAATTAAATCGCTGCGGGATGTGAGCGTGGAGGATTTCAACCGTTTGGCGAACACGCTTCCGCACGAGGTTGGGATGCGAGCGCGTCACGTGGTGGAGGAGATTGCTAGGGCGAGGCAGGCTGAACCGGCGCTCGAAGCGGGGGACGTCCAAAAATTCGGCGCGTTGATGAACGCGTGTCACGTCAGTTTGCGCGATTTATATGAAGTGTCGTGTCCCGAATTGGAGACGGTGGTCGCCATCGCGCAATCGCTCGAGGGTTGCTATGGCGCGCGGCTCACCGGCGCGGGCTTCGGCGGTTGCACGGTAAATCTGGTTGAAAAAAATCTGGCGGAAAAATTTTCAAGCGCGCTAGCGAAAAAATACGAAGATGAAACGAGCATCGCGCCGCAGGTTACTATTTCGCATCCGTCGAACGGCGCGGGGTTGCTACGTTGA
- a CDS encoding trypsin-like peptidase domain-containing protein, translating into MSEAHSSRLARLRGRLKGMIPFASGVIAALLAFLLFNLIFPNDTLSQSEVDQSIANALASATPRPAFSAQIYPFVAPSLVAIQTDETNAAGEEGHSFGSGVIVNDAGEILTSLHIVSSAKNIIVFFADGTESPAVVSLAQPEIDIAVLTPLMLPREWYPATLGNPGAMRVGDEAYVLGNPFGLPWSFSAGVISGFDRTFSVPNSDQAINGMIQFDAAANPGNSGGPLLNRSGHVIGIVTGILNPTNTSFFVGIGFAVPIGTATGGMGSPPY; encoded by the coding sequence ATGAGCGAAGCCCATTCTTCAAGGTTGGCGCGGTTGCGAGGTCGGTTGAAGGGAATGATTCCGTTCGCTTCGGGGGTGATTGCCGCCCTGCTTGCGTTCCTTCTTTTTAATTTGATTTTTCCCAATGATACTTTGAGCCAAAGCGAGGTGGATCAATCCATCGCTAACGCGCTTGCTTCTGCCACGCCGCGCCCGGCGTTTTCGGCGCAGATCTATCCGTTTGTTGCGCCGTCGCTGGTCGCGATCCAAACCGATGAAACAAATGCGGCCGGCGAGGAAGGGCACTCGTTCGGAAGCGGTGTGATCGTGAACGACGCCGGTGAGATTCTCACCAGTCTGCACATTGTTTCGAGCGCGAAGAACATTATTGTGTTCTTCGCTGATGGGACGGAATCGCCGGCGGTCGTGTCGCTGGCACAGCCCGAAATTGACATTGCCGTGCTTACGCCGCTCATGTTGCCGCGCGAATGGTATCCGGCAACGTTGGGCAACCCCGGCGCGATGCGGGTGGGTGACGAGGCGTATGTGCTGGGCAACCCATTCGGTTTGCCGTGGTCGTTCAGCGCGGGCGTGATCTCCGGATTCGACCGGACATTTTCTGTGCCTAATTCTGATCAGGCGATCAACGGAATGATCCAATTCGACGCGGCGGCAAACCCGGGCAATTCGGGCGGTCCGCTGTTGAATCGAAGCGGGCATGTGATCGGCATTGTCACCGGCATCCTCAACCCGACGAACACCAGTTTTTTTGTCGGCATCGGTTTCGCGGTGCCGATCGGAACAGCGACGGGTGGGATGGGGTCGCCGCCGTATTAG
- a CDS encoding MoxR family ATPase yields MAQNKDSENRTPMEKVLYEVKKVIVGQDHLLERMIVALLARGHILVEGVPGLAKTMAIKTLAEAIGGEFKRIQFTPDLVPADLVGTRIYNQKTGKFETSLGPVFTNLLLADEINRAPAKVQSALLEVMQERQVTIGRETHKVPNPFLVLATQNPIETEGTYALPEAQVDRFMLKVLVGYPSSTEEFVIVERMTAALQAVQEILTTDELVALQKQVDQVYVDPALMEYAVRMVTATRTPADVGLKELERFIMFGASPRASINLILTGRALAFVRGRNYALPQDVLDMALDVMRHRIVLSYEALSENVTGDDLLNKILDRIPIPVVPLHEHANVGSNA; encoded by the coding sequence ATGGCGCAGAATAAAGATTCTGAAAATCGAACGCCGATGGAGAAAGTTTTATACGAGGTGAAGAAGGTCATCGTCGGGCAGGATCATTTGCTCGAGCGGATGATCGTCGCGCTGTTGGCGCGCGGCCACATCCTTGTCGAGGGTGTGCCCGGGCTGGCGAAGACGATGGCGATCAAAACACTCGCCGAAGCCATCGGCGGCGAGTTCAAGCGTATTCAATTCACGCCGGACCTTGTCCCGGCGGATTTGGTCGGCACGCGCATTTACAACCAGAAGACCGGCAAGTTCGAAACGTCGCTGGGTCCCGTGTTCACGAATCTTCTGCTCGCCGACGAGATCAACCGCGCACCTGCCAAAGTGCAAAGCGCGTTGCTCGAAGTGATGCAGGAGCGGCAAGTGACCATCGGACGCGAGACGCACAAGGTGCCGAATCCCTTTTTGGTGCTGGCGACGCAGAACCCGATCGAGACGGAGGGGACGTACGCGCTCCCCGAAGCGCAAGTGGACCGCTTCATGCTCAAGGTTTTGGTTGGTTACCCCTCTTCGACCGAAGAGTTCGTCATCGTGGAGCGGATGACCGCCGCTCTGCAAGCCGTGCAGGAAATTTTGACGACGGATGAATTGGTCGCGTTGCAAAAACAAGTGGATCAAGTCTACGTTGACCCGGCGTTGATGGAATACGCCGTCCGCATGGTGACCGCCACGCGTACACCCGCCGATGTAGGCTTGAAAGAGTTGGAGCGGTTCATCATGTTCGGCGCCAGCCCGCGCGCTTCGATCAATTTGATCCTCACCGGTCGCGCCCTCGCCTTCGTGCGCGGACGCAATTACGCGTTGCCGCAGGATGTGTTGGATATGGCGCTTGATGTGATGCGTCATCGCATTGTGCTTTCGTACGAAGCCCTGTCGGAAAATGTGACGGGCGACGATCTGCTCAACAAAATTTTGGATCGCATCCCAATCCCAGTGGTGCCTTTGCATGAACACGCCAACGTTGGCAGTAACGCCTGA
- a CDS encoding DUF58 domain-containing protein, with protein sequence MNTPTLAVTPEQVLLRLDWNVIRRLDGLLQGDYRTLFYGFGVDFADLREYQPGDDIRYIDWNVTARMDSPYVRQYHEDREITAWFLLDLSPSVDFGTTQNQKRNVLIDFVAVLARLLTRHGNRVGAMMFGSGIQQTVPARGGKLQVLRLINDMTKQPHLSRTAFTNLKPFIDGALHSIKRRSLVFVISDFISEPGWERSLSLLGQRHEVIAVRLYDPREIELPDVGMVVMEDAETGAQMFVDTHDLNFRKKFFAAAQKREQDLNAAFKRAGVDVLPLSTEDDLVRSIVRFAKQRQQARRN encoded by the coding sequence ATGAACACGCCAACGTTGGCAGTAACGCCTGAGCAGGTTTTGCTCCGGCTCGATTGGAACGTCATCCGCCGCCTCGACGGGTTGTTGCAGGGCGATTATCGCACGCTCTTCTACGGCTTCGGCGTGGACTTTGCCGACCTGCGCGAGTATCAGCCCGGCGACGACATCCGCTACATTGACTGGAACGTCACCGCGCGCATGGATTCGCCGTACGTGCGGCAATATCACGAAGACCGCGAAATCACGGCATGGTTCTTGCTCGACTTAAGTCCCTCGGTGGATTTTGGCACAACGCAAAACCAGAAGCGCAACGTGTTGATTGATTTCGTCGCTGTGCTGGCGCGGCTGTTGACGCGTCATGGGAACCGCGTGGGGGCGATGATGTTCGGGAGCGGCATCCAGCAGACCGTTCCGGCGCGAGGCGGGAAGTTGCAGGTATTGCGTCTCATCAACGATATGACGAAACAGCCGCATTTGTCGCGCACAGCGTTCACGAATCTCAAACCGTTCATTGATGGCGCGTTGCATTCCATCAAACGGCGTTCGCTCGTCTTCGTCATCTCCGATTTCATCAGCGAGCCGGGCTGGGAACGTTCGTTGAGTCTGTTGGGTCAACGGCATGAAGTGATCGCCGTCCGTTTGTACGATCCGCGTGAGATTGAACTTCCCGACGTCGGCATGGTGGTGATGGAAGACGCCGAGACCGGCGCGCAGATGTTCGTGGATACGCACGATCTTAATTTTCGTAAAAAGTTTTTTGCCGCCGCGCAGAAGCGCGAACAAGATTTGAACGCCGCGTTCAAACGCGCCGGTGTGGATGTTCTTCCGCTTTCGACAGAAGACGATCTGGTTCGCTCCATCGTGCGCTTTGCGAAGCAGAGGCAACAGGCGAGAAGAAATTAG
- a CDS encoding VWA domain-containing protein, giving the protein MSFIWSSLLYLLLCIPLLVWLYLRIQKRRRDAAARFGGFGALTDSSQNAAPRRRQLPALLFLIGISILVLSLARPQTKISLPRVEGTVILTFDVSGSMAADDLKPTRMEAAKAAALEFVDNQPSSVKIGVVAFSDGGISVQSPTNERAEIIDTIERLVPRRGTSLGNGILVALNTIVVDAGNPSFLSASDISDQTQLEPDSVPEGWYPSSAIVLLTDGENNQEPNPILAADLAADFGVRIYTVGIGSPEGATITVEGFTVHTLLDEPMLQAISETTGGVYYNAGNEEELRRIYNDLEPKLTVRAEEMEITSLLSGLGILLFLVGGALSLLWFGRAL; this is encoded by the coding sequence ATGTCCTTCATCTGGTCGTCACTCCTCTATTTACTGTTGTGCATTCCATTATTGGTCTGGCTCTATCTGCGGATTCAAAAACGGAGACGCGATGCTGCCGCGCGCTTCGGCGGTTTCGGCGCGTTGACTGATTCATCGCAAAACGCCGCGCCGCGACGTCGTCAACTTCCCGCGCTTCTTTTTTTAATCGGCATTTCAATCCTCGTTTTATCACTGGCGCGCCCGCAAACGAAGATCAGTCTCCCAAGGGTTGAAGGCACGGTCATCCTCACTTTCGATGTTTCCGGCAGTATGGCCGCTGACGATTTGAAGCCCACGCGCATGGAAGCCGCCAAAGCCGCCGCGCTCGAATTTGTGGACAACCAACCGAGCAGTGTGAAGATCGGCGTGGTCGCGTTCAGCGATGGCGGTATCAGCGTGCAATCTCCCACCAACGAGCGCGCAGAGATCATTGACACCATCGAACGGCTTGTGCCGCGCCGCGGCACTTCGCTTGGCAATGGGATTCTTGTCGCGCTCAACACCATCGTTGTGGACGCGGGCAACCCATCCTTTTTGAGCGCTTCCGACATTTCGGATCAGACCCAACTTGAGCCTGATTCGGTCCCCGAGGGTTGGTACCCATCGTCAGCGATCGTCCTGCTCACCGACGGCGAAAATAATCAGGAGCCTAATCCCATCCTCGCGGCAGACCTCGCGGCGGATTTCGGCGTCCGCATTTACACGGTGGGCATCGGCAGTCCCGAAGGCGCGACCATCACAGTGGAAGGTTTTACTGTCCATACTCTGCTGGATGAACCGATGTTGCAGGCGATCTCCGAAACCACCGGCGGAGTTTATTACAATGCCGGTAACGAAGAGGAACTGCGGAGAATTTACAACGACCTCGAGCCGAAGTTGACCGTGCGCGCAGAAGAAATGGAGATTACCTCGCTTCTTTCCGGATTGGGCATTTTGCTCTTCCTCGTCGGCGGCGCGCTCTCGCTCCTCTGGTTTGGACGGGCTCTATGA